A DNA window from Parabacteroides johnsonii DSM 18315 contains the following coding sequences:
- a CDS encoding acyl-CoA dehydrogenase family protein: MANYYTDIPELKYHLNNPMMERICELKERNYRDKEEFDYAPQDYADAMDSFDKVLEITGEITGEIIAPNAEGVDEEGPHCANGRVEYASGTKQNLDAMVKAGLNGMTMPRRFGGLNFPITPYTMCAEIVAAADAGFGNIWSLQDCIETLYEFGNEDQHSRFIPRICAGETMSMDLTEPDAGSDLQSVMLKATFDEKENCWLLNGVKRFITNGDADLHLVLARSEEGTKDGRGLSMFIYDKRQGGVDVRRIENKLGIHGSPTCELVYKNAKAELCGDRKLGLIKYVMALMNGARLGIAAQSVGLSQAAYNEGLAYAKERKQFGKAIIEFPAVYDMLSIMKAKLDAGRALLYQTSRYVDIYKALDDIARERKLTPEERQEQKKYAKLADSFTPLAKGMNSEYANQNAYDCIQIHGGSGFMLEYACQRIYRDARITSIYEGTTQLQTVAAIRYVTNGSYLATIREFETIPCSPEMEPLKARLVEMANKFEACMNKVKEAQNQELQDFVARRLYEMAAGCIMAHLLIQDATKAPEMFAKSAVVYLNYVEAEVEKHSNFICKFNANELASYRQ, translated from the coding sequence ATGGCAAATTATTATACAGACATTCCGGAACTCAAGTATCACTTGAACAATCCGATGATGGAACGTATTTGCGAACTGAAAGAACGCAATTACAGAGATAAAGAAGAGTTCGACTATGCACCGCAAGACTATGCCGATGCAATGGACTCGTTCGACAAAGTGCTTGAAATCACAGGTGAAATCACAGGTGAGATCATTGCCCCCAATGCCGAAGGTGTCGACGAAGAAGGTCCTCACTGCGCAAACGGACGTGTGGAATACGCTTCCGGGACCAAGCAGAATCTGGATGCAATGGTGAAAGCCGGCCTGAACGGTATGACAATGCCGCGCCGTTTCGGTGGTTTGAACTTCCCGATCACACCGTACACCATGTGTGCCGAAATCGTGGCTGCCGCCGATGCAGGATTTGGAAACATCTGGTCGTTGCAAGATTGTATCGAAACATTATATGAATTCGGAAACGAAGACCAGCACAGCCGTTTCATTCCGCGTATCTGCGCCGGAGAAACGATGTCTATGGACTTGACAGAGCCGGATGCCGGCTCCGATTTGCAGTCCGTGATGCTGAAAGCTACTTTCGACGAAAAAGAAAATTGCTGGTTGCTGAACGGCGTGAAACGTTTCATCACCAACGGAGACGCCGACCTTCATTTGGTTCTGGCCCGTTCGGAAGAAGGGACGAAAGACGGACGTGGCTTGTCTATGTTCATCTATGACAAGCGTCAAGGTGGCGTAGATGTCCGCCGTATTGAAAACAAGTTGGGTATCCACGGTTCGCCTACTTGCGAGTTGGTTTACAAAAATGCGAAAGCCGAACTTTGCGGGGACCGCAAATTGGGTTTGATCAAATATGTAATGGCGCTGATGAATGGTGCCCGTCTGGGTATCGCCGCACAGTCTGTCGGTCTGAGCCAGGCCGCCTACAACGAAGGACTGGCTTACGCAAAGGAACGCAAACAGTTCGGCAAAGCCATTATCGAATTCCCGGCTGTTTATGACATGCTGTCTATCATGAAAGCGAAGCTGGATGCCGGCCGCGCACTGCTGTACCAAACTTCTCGCTATGTAGATATCTACAAAGCGTTAGACGACATCGCCCGTGAACGTAAGCTGACTCCGGAAGAACGTCAGGAACAGAAGAAATATGCCAAACTGGCCGACTCTTTTACTCCGCTGGCAAAAGGTATGAACTCCGAATATGCCAACCAGAACGCATATGACTGTATCCAGATTCATGGTGGTTCAGGCTTCATGCTGGAATATGCTTGTCAACGTATCTATCGGGATGCCCGCATCACCTCCATCTATGAGGGTACGACGCAGTTGCAGACAGTTGCAGCCATCCGTTACGTGACCAACGGTTCTTATCTGGCTACCATACGCGAATTCGAGACAATCCCGTGTTCTCCGGAAATGGAACCGCTGAAAGCCCGCTTGGTTGAAATGGCCAATAAGTTCGAAGCCTGCATGAACAAGGTGAAGGAAGCTCAGAACCAAGAATTGCAGGACTTTGTTGCCCGTCGCCTCTATGAAATGGCAGCCGGCTGCATCATGGCTCACCTGCTGATCCAAGACGCGACAAAAGCTCCTGAAATGTTTGCCAAATCAGCTGTCGTATATCTGAATTATGTCGAAGCGGAAGTGGAAAAACACAGCAACTTCATCTGCAAGTTCAATGCAAACGAATTAGCAAGCTACAGACAATAA
- a CDS encoding transposase has product MKQYNPDIYHRHSIRLKGYDYSQEGLYFITICTQNHKHLFGEIKNVPHVGTVGAGSACPESNINIPQMILNPYGEIIQQCYWDLEHKYPNIECCEYVIMPNHFHAIIKIDRDTFRAGEPRPYVVTLGHIVGYFKYQSTKMINLHGQKLWQRNYYEHIIRDEKAYHNISNYILNNPAQWAYDRLR; this is encoded by the coding sequence ATGAAACAGTACAATCCAGACATCTACCATCGTCACAGTATCCGTTTGAAAGGATATGATTATTCACAGGAAGGGTTATATTTCATCACAATATGTACCCAAAACCATAAACATTTATTCGGCGAAATCAAAAACGTTCCCCACGTAGGGACTGTAGGGGCAGGGTCCGCCTGCCCCGAATCTAATATCAACATCCCCCAAATGATATTAAACCCATATGGTGAAATAATCCAACAATGTTATTGGGATTTGGAACATAAATACCCCAATATCGAATGTTGCGAATATGTTATTATGCCAAATCATTTCCATGCGATTATAAAAATCGATCGGGATACATTTAGGGCGGGCGAACCCCGCCCCTACGTGGTGACACTGGGGCATATTGTGGGATATTTTAAATATCAATCGACAAAAATGATTAATCTACACGGTCAAAAATTATGGCAACGTAATTATTATGAACATATCATACGGGATGAAAAGGCGTATCATAATATATCCAATTATATATTAAACAATCCGGCACAATGGGCATACGACCGATTACGCTAA
- a CDS encoding MATE family efflux transporter — MNKKILQLALPSIVSNITVPLLGLVDVAIVGHLGAASYIGAIAVGGMLFNIIYWLFGFLRMGTSGMTSQALGRRDFLEVTKVLFRSVGVGILISLALLLLQYPIREIAFSLLDTTDEVERLASLYFNICIWGAPAVLGLYGFSGWFIGMQNSRFPMFIAITQNIVNIVASLIFVFVFGMKVQGVAMGTLIAQYGGFGMAIFLWFAFYRKRLNIRVCWHEVMDKVAMRRFFQMNGDIFFRTLCLVAVTTFFTSTGARQGDIVLAVNTLLMQLFTLFSYIMDGFAYAGEALAGRYIGARNKIALSRTIRLLFGWGIGLSLSFTLLYGVGGKGFLSLLTNDPAVIQEAGTYFYWVLAVPLAGFAAFLWDGILIGATATRLMLYSMLVASGTFFLIYYLFSGMMGNHALWMAFLIYLLLRGSMQWVLWNRHNELA, encoded by the coding sequence ATGAATAAAAAGATACTTCAGTTAGCGCTTCCTTCTATCGTTTCCAATATAACGGTCCCTTTGTTGGGATTGGTCGATGTGGCGATTGTCGGGCATTTGGGGGCTGCTTCTTATATAGGGGCGATTGCGGTAGGGGGAATGTTGTTCAATATTATTTACTGGCTGTTCGGCTTTTTGCGGATGGGAACGAGCGGGATGACTTCGCAAGCTCTGGGGAGACGGGATTTCCTGGAAGTAACGAAGGTTTTGTTCCGGTCGGTCGGTGTCGGGATTCTGATTTCTCTGGCTCTGCTTTTGCTCCAGTATCCGATACGGGAGATAGCTTTCTCCCTGCTGGATACGACAGATGAGGTGGAACGGTTGGCTTCCTTATATTTCAATATTTGTATTTGGGGTGCGCCGGCTGTGTTGGGGTTGTATGGCTTTTCCGGTTGGTTTATCGGAATGCAGAATTCCCGTTTCCCGATGTTTATTGCGATCACCCAGAATATCGTGAATATCGTGGCGAGCTTGATCTTCGTCTTTGTGTTCGGCATGAAGGTACAAGGGGTTGCGATGGGAACGCTGATCGCCCAATATGGGGGCTTCGGGATGGCTATATTCCTGTGGTTCGCATTCTATCGGAAGCGGTTGAATATTCGTGTTTGCTGGCATGAGGTCATGGATAAGGTCGCTATGCGTCGCTTCTTCCAGATGAATGGCGATATTTTCTTTCGTACGCTTTGTTTGGTGGCGGTTACTACATTCTTTACCTCTACGGGTGCGAGACAGGGGGATATCGTTTTGGCTGTTAATACGTTGCTGATGCAGTTGTTTACGCTTTTCTCCTATATCATGGATGGTTTTGCCTATGCAGGCGAGGCTTTGGCGGGACGTTATATCGGTGCCCGTAATAAAATAGCCCTTAGCCGGACGATCCGTTTGCTGTTTGGCTGGGGAATCGGGCTGTCCCTTTCGTTTACCCTGCTTTATGGAGTAGGAGGGAAAGGTTTTCTGTCTCTCCTGACAAATGATCCTGCTGTCATACAAGAGGCCGGAACCTATTTCTATTGGGTGTTGGCTGTCCCGCTTGCCGGCTTTGCCGCCTTCCTGTGGGATGGCATCCTGATCGGTGCGACAGCCACCCGCCTGATGCTTTATTCTATGTTAGTCGCTTCCGGCACTTTCTTTTTGATCTATTACCTCTTTTCCGGGATGATGGGCAACCATGCATTATGGATGGCATTCCTGATATATCTGTTGCTTCGTGGTAGTATGCAATGGGTATTATGGAATCGCCACAATGAATTAGCGTAA
- a CDS encoding sensor histidine kinase: MMLVLSLVLVAAVFFGWFYHHQMLLKDRAHLMREAIRNEEFTFRLPVKGLFFGERALQEALNETGKDIGGLLARNEVDSWQRLTRVLTHEIMNATTPIACISQAYLDNPAIAGTVYEEGIRAIRDTSRGLASFVDSYRKLAELQEPVLVEVSLVAFMEKIRVLYPDLEWHISIPLSVTMVVDENMLRQVLFNLIKNACEAGATAMDVRWKKELWVSNNGAPIPADVGREIFVPFFTTKKVGTGIGLSLSRQMMIRQGRELRLAERPLQGWQVTFVVS; the protein is encoded by the coding sequence ATGATGTTGGTATTGTCTCTTGTCTTGGTCGCTGCTGTTTTTTTCGGGTGGTTTTATCATCATCAAATGTTGCTGAAAGACCGGGCACATTTGATGCGCGAGGCAATTCGCAACGAAGAGTTTACGTTCCGTCTTCCGGTGAAGGGGCTGTTTTTTGGCGAAAGGGCGTTGCAAGAGGCTCTTAACGAGACGGGCAAGGACATCGGCGGACTGCTTGCCCGTAACGAAGTGGATTCATGGCAACGATTGACTCGTGTGCTTACGCATGAAATCATGAATGCCACTACACCGATAGCCTGTATTAGCCAAGCCTATTTGGATAACCCTGCTATTGCTGGGACTGTTTACGAAGAGGGAATCCGTGCTATCCGCGATACCAGTCGGGGGCTTGCTTCGTTTGTGGACAGTTACCGGAAACTGGCGGAATTGCAGGAACCGGTTCTTGTGGAGGTCTCTTTGGTTGCTTTTATGGAAAAGATTCGAGTGCTTTACCCTGATTTGGAGTGGCATATCTCCATTCCTTTGTCAGTTACGATGGTTGTTGATGAGAATATGTTACGCCAAGTATTGTTCAATCTTATCAAGAATGCTTGTGAAGCAGGAGCGACGGCTATGGATGTACGTTGGAAAAAGGAATTATGGGTTAGTAACAATGGCGCACCCATTCCGGCAGATGTCGGACGAGAGATTTTTGTCCCGTTCTTTACTACAAAAAAAGTAGGGACGGGTATCGGCTTGTCTCTTTCCCGGCAGATGATGATTCGGCAGGGTAGGGAACTTCGGTTGGCGGAGCGGCCGTTGCAGGGTTGGCAAGTGACATTTGTTGTGTCTTAA
- a CDS encoding response regulator, giving the protein MTNYGTILVVDDNPAILTAVRICLAGEFDKVLTLTSPDTLLTVLAQEVVNAILLDMNFVPGGNTGQDGLLWLRAIHKKHPAIPVVLVTAYADIKLAVRGLKMGAADFVTKPWDNQELIRVLKDAIDAGRKVIPLEQVEAEHVHKVVERCHGNISRAAELLGITRQTLYAKMKKL; this is encoded by the coding sequence ATGACGAATTATGGGACAATATTGGTGGTGGATGACAATCCGGCGATTCTTACGGCGGTCAGGATATGTCTAGCCGGTGAGTTTGACAAAGTCTTGACACTTACTTCTCCCGATACGCTTCTTACGGTATTGGCTCAGGAAGTGGTGAATGCGATTTTGCTTGACATGAACTTTGTGCCGGGAGGGAACACCGGACAAGACGGGCTGCTTTGGCTTCGGGCGATTCATAAGAAGCATCCGGCGATTCCGGTTGTGTTGGTGACGGCATACGCTGATATCAAGTTGGCGGTGCGCGGATTGAAAATGGGGGCGGCTGACTTCGTTACCAAGCCTTGGGATAACCAGGAGCTGATCCGTGTCTTAAAAGATGCGATTGATGCCGGACGAAAGGTTATCCCGTTGGAACAGGTCGAGGCGGAACATGTACACAAGGTCGTAGAGCGTTGTCATGGCAACATCAGCCGAGCAGCAGAATTGCTGGGCATCACCCGGCAGACGCTTTATGCTAAAATGAAAAAGCTATGA
- a CDS encoding ABC transporter permease has translation MKSYFTFLSRNKLYTAIQFFGLAIALGTVVLLTSYARTEFNIGNRQPLSRQLYALGYGDGLGMTVGTALEFFPSIPEIKEWTRLTSTNETDVTIDNNYYQAQCMAVDSNFFQLLDYPLIGCDRNKVLTGTDEVIISEAFARKVFGNENPIGRTVKYLNQTPLQVIGILPSFSPTELLKPIDLLLPFKLQEKDYAYMDTFGSTQIFVTLAEGTTPDIVSRKLLDKYTSYWDFWSKDESGNGFLWGSTLTRMDEIYFSPLNRYGPFRQGTQKQVQILFGIALILLLSAIINYINLTVSQTGKRAHEMATRRLLGDTAGEIVLRYLAESALFTTGCFIGGCLIAVIAKPYFEYLLSTQISLIYSFSTVAYMLLLLVGIAGVSGLIPALIMHRYHPIDIVKGNFRLQNKQIFSRLFIIVQNVISTVLITLGLTMAVQMHHLATLPTGYNTDLVFVKAWTLGMTHDKQVILQERLQALPQVAEVALARGLPFICGHNGVQQPDEESRSWLHLSDMDSAAFRMLGFEVLERWSDPLPGKTWATEETCRRYNLSTDNPHFGKDGDKGGYTYNICGVIRDYRSLTALSTPMPDSHGVVKVLNPQTNSYNQLVRTVGDRTEALAAIRRTCREVSNELLGMPKELEADYIDDYLDKDLTREKNTVMLVLCFMTISILISALGLLAMSISYTEQQSKRIALCKVMGAETNGAVWELSKHFMALSLLAACFALPLSIKAVQTGLEPFYNRIAFPWHLIAVAVLTTVGIAIVSIIGQTLKVARRNPIESIRTE, from the coding sequence ATGAAATCATACTTCACTTTTCTCAGCCGTAACAAACTCTATACCGCTATCCAGTTCTTCGGATTGGCTATTGCGTTAGGGACTGTCGTCCTTCTGACTTCATATGCCCGAACCGAGTTTAACATTGGAAACAGGCAACCGTTATCCCGACAACTGTATGCCCTCGGCTACGGAGACGGACTGGGTATGACGGTCGGTACTGCTTTGGAATTTTTCCCCTCCATTCCTGAAATAAAAGAATGGACACGCCTGACCTCAACCAATGAAACGGACGTAACCATAGACAACAATTACTACCAAGCCCAGTGTATGGCAGTCGATTCTAACTTTTTCCAGCTGCTCGACTATCCGCTGATCGGATGCGACCGCAACAAGGTCTTGACCGGAACGGATGAAGTTATCATCTCCGAGGCATTTGCCCGCAAAGTCTTCGGTAATGAAAACCCTATCGGTCGCACGGTGAAATATTTGAACCAGACACCACTACAGGTCATAGGGATTCTTCCGTCTTTCAGCCCAACGGAGTTATTGAAACCGATAGATCTCCTACTACCTTTCAAACTACAGGAAAAAGATTATGCCTATATGGATACTTTCGGTTCGACCCAAATATTCGTCACCTTGGCAGAGGGGACGACTCCCGATATCGTTTCTCGCAAACTACTCGACAAATATACAAGCTATTGGGACTTTTGGAGCAAAGACGAGAGTGGTAACGGATTCTTATGGGGTTCCACACTTACACGTATGGACGAAATTTACTTTTCACCATTGAACAGATATGGACCTTTCCGTCAAGGAACTCAAAAGCAGGTACAAATCCTGTTCGGCATCGCATTGATATTACTCTTGTCTGCCATTATTAACTATATCAACCTGACCGTGTCGCAAACCGGCAAACGTGCCCACGAGATGGCAACCCGCCGCCTGTTGGGAGATACCGCCGGGGAAATTGTGCTTCGTTACTTAGCCGAATCAGCCCTCTTCACTACCGGTTGTTTTATCGGCGGATGCCTGATTGCCGTCATCGCCAAACCCTATTTCGAATATTTACTCTCCACTCAAATATCATTGATTTACTCGTTCTCGACTGTTGCCTATATGCTATTGCTGCTGGTGGGAATCGCCGGCGTATCGGGATTGATTCCTGCCCTCATCATGCATCGATACCATCCGATAGATATTGTAAAGGGGAATTTCCGTCTGCAAAACAAGCAGATATTCAGCCGTCTGTTTATTATTGTACAGAATGTTATCAGCACGGTGCTCATCACCTTGGGATTGACAATGGCTGTTCAAATGCATCACCTTGCCACCCTGCCGACTGGTTATAACACCGATTTGGTATTTGTTAAAGCCTGGACCTTGGGGATGACGCATGACAAACAGGTCATCCTGCAAGAACGTCTACAAGCTCTGCCCCAAGTGGCCGAAGTTGCACTAGCCAGAGGTCTACCCTTTATCTGCGGACATAACGGTGTCCAACAACCGGACGAAGAGAGCAGGTCATGGCTTCACCTATCGGATATGGACAGTGCAGCTTTTCGGATGCTCGGATTCGAAGTGTTGGAACGCTGGTCCGACCCACTTCCTGGCAAAACTTGGGCAACGGAAGAGACCTGCCGCCGATACAACCTTTCGACCGACAACCCTCATTTCGGAAAGGATGGAGACAAAGGCGGTTACACGTATAATATTTGTGGCGTTATCCGTGACTACCGTTCACTTACAGCACTCAGTACACCCATGCCCGACTCACACGGGGTTGTCAAAGTGTTGAACCCGCAAACGAACTCCTACAACCAACTTGTCCGAACAGTAGGCGACCGGACAGAGGCTTTGGCTGCTATCCGTCGCACCTGTCGCGAAGTCTCCAACGAACTACTCGGAATGCCGAAAGAGCTGGAAGCCGATTATATTGACGATTATCTGGACAAAGATTTGACACGCGAGAAGAACACCGTAATGCTCGTCCTCTGTTTCATGACTATCTCCATTCTTATCTCAGCCTTGGGACTACTGGCCATGTCGATAAGCTATACCGAACAGCAGAGCAAGCGGATTGCTTTGTGCAAAGTAATGGGGGCCGAAACAAACGGTGCAGTATGGGAACTATCCAAACACTTCATGGCGCTCTCGTTACTCGCTGCCTGCTTCGCCTTGCCTCTCAGTATAAAAGCGGTTCAAACCGGTTTAGAACCATTTTATAACCGCATCGCATTCCCGTGGCATCTCATTGCCGTAGCTGTTCTGACAACCGTAGGCATCGCTATCGTCTCTATCATCGGACAGACCCTGAAAGTGGCACGACGCAATCCTATTGAGAGTATACGGACAGAATAG
- a CDS encoding ABC transporter ATP-binding protein, whose protein sequence is MIKIENLSKSFRTEEIETIALNGVSMEVKKGEFVAIMGPSGCGKSTLLHILGLLDNPDGGSYLLDGEEVGRLKEKERTRFRKGRIGFVFQSFNLIDELTVEENVDLQLKYIGVPKAERKQQVLDILRKVRLSQRAKHYPQQLSGGQQQRVAIARAVIGKPKLILADEPTGNLDSKNSLDVMELLSQLNAEGTTIVMVTHSQHDATYADRIIHLFDGQIVNGLEGIL, encoded by the coding sequence ATGATTAAAATAGAGAACCTCAGCAAGAGCTTCCGAACGGAAGAAATAGAGACTATTGCGCTTAACGGTGTAAGTATGGAAGTGAAAAAAGGTGAGTTTGTAGCCATTATGGGACCCAGCGGATGTGGCAAATCGACCCTGCTACATATCCTCGGTCTGCTTGACAACCCGGACGGGGGGAGTTACTTACTGGATGGCGAAGAAGTAGGACGGTTAAAAGAGAAAGAGCGGACCCGTTTCCGCAAAGGGCGTATCGGGTTCGTATTCCAAAGTTTCAACCTCATTGACGAACTAACGGTGGAAGAAAATGTGGACCTCCAGTTGAAATACATCGGTGTCCCCAAAGCCGAACGCAAGCAACAAGTACTCGACATCCTACGCAAAGTACGCCTTAGCCAACGCGCCAAACATTATCCGCAACAACTCTCCGGCGGCCAGCAACAACGGGTTGCCATTGCCCGTGCCGTGATAGGCAAACCCAAACTGATATTAGCCGACGAGCCGACCGGCAACCTTGACTCCAAAAACAGCCTCGATGTAATGGAACTGCTCAGCCAACTAAATGCCGAAGGAACGACTATCGTCATGGTGACACACTCACAACACGATGCCACCTACGCCGACCGCATCATCCACCTTTTCGACGGACAAATTGTTAATGGATTGGAAGGAATACTTTAA
- the tpx gene encoding thiol peroxidase, with amino-acid sequence MAKITFKGNEVNTNGSLPAVGAEAPDFKGVKSDLSELHLKDLKGKKVVINVFPSLDTAVCAASVRRFNKEAASLPNTVVLAVSKDLPFAQGRFCTTEGIDKVIPLSAFRCSCFENGYGMLMVDGPLKGLLARGVIVVDEAGKVVYEELVSEITNEPNYEAAIASLKN; translated from the coding sequence ATGGCAAAGATAACATTTAAAGGTAATGAAGTCAATACGAACGGTTCATTGCCCGCAGTTGGAGCAGAGGCTCCTGATTTTAAAGGTGTAAAGAGCGATTTATCCGAATTGCATCTGAAAGATTTAAAAGGTAAGAAAGTTGTGATCAACGTATTCCCGAGTTTGGACACCGCCGTGTGTGCCGCATCGGTAAGACGTTTTAATAAAGAAGCCGCTTCTCTTCCTAACACTGTGGTGCTTGCCGTATCAAAGGACTTGCCTTTTGCACAAGGACGTTTCTGTACCACGGAAGGTATTGATAAAGTGATTCCACTTTCTGCATTCCGTTGTTCTTGTTTTGAAAATGGGTACGGGATGCTGATGGTCGATGGTCCGCTGAAGGGTTTATTAGCCCGCGGCGTGATAGTTGTCGACGAAGCTGGTAAAGTTGTTTATGAGGAACTGGTTTCCGAAATAACAAACGAACCGAATTACGAAGCCGCAATCGCTTCATTAAAAAACTAA
- a CDS encoding DNA recombination protein RmuC: protein MDGLIICLLVVIIALQVFFRPRKDHSDIAGELKRLLDEMQRSFERIEKNFREDFRLNREEGRIVARDNREELTRSMNEFRDAFDRGIASFNTLQREKFANLDEQQRLLVTNTEKRLEEIRLTVDEKLQKTLNDRIGQSFRLVTEQLESVQKGLGEMQTLAQDVGGLKRVLSNVKTRGNIGEIQLSMLLEQILAPEQYEANVHTRKGSDAVVEFAVKLPGRDDVREFVYLPIDAKFPKDVYEQLLDAYDHADTQAIEAAGKLLETTIKKMAKDISDKYLAPPATTDFGIMFLPFEGIYAEVVRRSSLLEELQRNYKVVVTGPTTLAAILNSLQMGFRTLAIQKHSGEVWTILGAVKKEFEKVGGMLEKAQKNLQTASGQIEEVLGTRTRVIQRKLKDVDTLSDREARAILPEIGSLTDEEDENGL, encoded by the coding sequence ATGGATGGGTTGATTATTTGTTTACTTGTCGTAATCATTGCTTTACAGGTCTTTTTCCGTCCCCGGAAAGACCATTCGGACATCGCGGGCGAGCTGAAACGGTTGCTCGACGAAATGCAACGTTCATTTGAACGTATCGAAAAAAACTTTCGGGAAGATTTTCGTCTGAACCGGGAAGAAGGCCGTATCGTCGCCAGAGACAACCGGGAAGAGCTGACGCGCTCCATGAACGAATTCCGGGATGCTTTCGACCGGGGGATCGCTTCGTTCAACACCCTGCAACGGGAAAAGTTCGCCAACCTGGACGAACAACAACGCCTACTTGTCACTAACACAGAAAAAAGGCTGGAAGAAATCCGCCTGACCGTAGACGAGAAATTGCAAAAGACACTTAACGACCGGATCGGCCAATCCTTCCGGCTTGTGACGGAACAACTGGAAAGCGTACAGAAAGGACTTGGAGAAATGCAAACGCTGGCACAAGACGTAGGCGGCTTGAAACGTGTCCTCAGCAATGTAAAGACACGCGGCAACATCGGGGAAATCCAGTTAAGCATGCTTCTCGAACAAATCCTGGCACCGGAACAATACGAAGCGAACGTGCATACCCGCAAAGGATCGGATGCCGTCGTGGAATTTGCCGTCAAACTTCCGGGGCGTGACGACGTCCGCGAATTCGTATATCTGCCGATAGACGCAAAATTTCCCAAAGATGTCTACGAACAGCTGCTCGATGCATACGACCATGCCGATACACAGGCAATAGAGGCAGCCGGAAAGCTACTGGAGACAACCATTAAAAAAATGGCAAAAGATATTTCCGACAAGTATCTGGCTCCCCCCGCCACCACTGACTTCGGCATCATGTTCCTGCCTTTCGAAGGAATCTATGCGGAGGTAGTACGCCGTTCCTCCCTATTGGAAGAACTACAGCGCAACTATAAGGTGGTCGTCACCGGCCCGACAACACTTGCCGCCATCCTGAACAGCCTGCAAATGGGATTCCGTACACTCGCTATCCAGAAACACTCCGGCGAGGTATGGACCATCCTGGGAGCGGTAAAGAAAGAATTCGAGAAGGTAGGCGGCATGTTGGAAAAAGCACAGAAGAACTTGCAGACGGCCAGCGGGCAGATCGAAGAGGTGTTAGGGACACGCACACGCGTGATCCAGCGCAAACTGAAAGATGTAGACACCCTCAGCGACAGGGAGGCACGCGCTATCCTTCCGGAAATAGGTTCATTAACGGATGAAGAAGACGAAAACGGATTATGA